TTTTCTTGTATATCTAGTCCACTAAAAATTTCTTTAATCGCCTTTTTGTGAGGAGGGAAGATCTCATTCATCAATTCCGTTCCATCCGTTGTAATGGACGCATGCGTTACACGTCGATCTTTTGGACAAGGCTTTCTTTTGATTAAGTTTTTCTTTTCTAGTTTATCTACAACGTAAGTGATACTACTACTAGCGATCAATACTTGCTCACCGATTTTTTGTATCGGTTGATCACCTTTACTATAGACTAATTCTAAAACGGCAAACTCTGTTGGATTTAAACCTGAGCGTTTGATATCTTCTTCCACACGTACTTTAATGGATTGTAATGCTCGAGTTAAAACAATAAATGCCTTTAGAGACAAATCTTCTTCATACATTTCATTATTTTGATTGTCCATGACGTTCTCCTTTTATCTCGAATTCAAGGTAATCATATAATATTCACTATGCCATGTCAAACCGTATGTTTGTAAAAACATCTACAATTCTTGGATTATTTGCGTGGAGAGTAGTTCAACCAGTGGAAAAGGTGAAACGAAAGGGGGGAGGCTACCCTGCTAGATCAGTAGCCTCCGCACATTAGAATCTGGTAGTAGACTTCAATGCATAGTAGTTTATAGCGCTGCATCGTTCTGGAAGTTCATGACAAAATGACTCGCATCATGGTAAACTCCGAAAACGTATCCTTGATCTTTGAAAAAGTTCAAAATTTCAGGGAGTGCTTCTAAAGTTTGCGGTTTTTCGTGCATCAATACAATTTCTTTATCCGAAGTAGTGTTTTGTTTAATGTTTTGTACGATTTGAGCTGGGTTACCTGGAAGATCCCAATCTCGTGAATCGATCGTCCAATCCCAAATTTTAATATGGGCGTCTGCCAGTTGTTTCCGTATGTACTCACCGTTCAATCCAGGTGCCGATCCATAAGGAGGGCGCACTAAACGAGGAGTGGTTCCTGTTATTTCATGGATGAGATCCAGTGATTCAAGCATCTCGGGTACAAACTGTTGATCAGCGTAAAGTGCTTGATAATTGTGCGTCATGCTATGGCCGCCAATATAGTGACCTTCTTGCGCTGCACGTTTTACACTTGCTTGGAGATGTTCTTTCTTTAAATTATTTCCTTGCATGAAAAATGTAGCTTTCGCGTCATGTGCATCCAATATA
This window of the Sporosarcina ureae genome carries:
- a CDS encoding MarR family winged helix-turn-helix transcriptional regulator, producing MDNQNNEMYEEDLSLKAFIVLTRALQSIKVRVEEDIKRSGLNPTEFAVLELVYSKGDQPIQKIGEQVLIASSSITYVVDKLEKKNLIKRKPCPKDRRVTHASITTDGTELMNEIFPPHKKAIKEIFSGLDIQEKEQLITQLKKLGLHAQNM
- a CDS encoding polysaccharide deacetylase family protein encodes the protein MSTLPQQVGQKRRKLKKRYFLLLLILLVLSGTVLFVGTSYSFREQPSTSNQPVTKPEPIETPTSNDQPEPSTPPEEPSTEPEVFPTIEPEETETSTEGQTEMPTDTSTEQSPEENEPEKVVYVTFDDGPSKWTEQFLDILDAHDAKATFFMQGNNLKKEHLQASVKRAAQEGHYIGGHSMTHNYQALYADQQFVPEMLESLDLIHEITGTTPRLVRPPYGSAPGLNGEYIRKQLADAHIKIWDWTIDSRDWDLPGNPAQIVQNIKQNTTSDKEIVLMHEKPQTLEALPEILNFFKDQGYVFGVYHDASHFVMNFQNDAAL